The following proteins are encoded in a genomic region of Sulfurimonas sp. HSL3-7:
- a CDS encoding lipocalin family protein — protein sequence MRVFYAIFLLIPLFFFTACGTQSIHHLQSVESVDQQRFSTTWNVLAYYKNIHNSGCVGSTLTYRYLNNALKLTRNCYDGSGRLKREHTAEIKLATASDTSKFDVYYNWFEQYEQWIIMLASDYRYSVIASPDRKRLWILSKGTVLDPADREHIFAGLSQNGFDTAKLYWTGFQAACNAKSIH from the coding sequence ATGAGAGTTTTTTATGCGATTTTTTTACTGATTCCACTCTTTTTTTTTACAGCCTGCGGCACTCAATCCATCCACCATCTCCAGAGTGTTGAAAGTGTTGATCAACAACGCTTTAGCACCACATGGAATGTTCTGGCCTATTATAAAAACATACATAACAGTGGCTGCGTCGGTTCTACCCTGACCTACCGCTATCTTAACAATGCGTTAAAGCTTACACGAAACTGTTACGACGGAAGTGGTCGGCTGAAAAGAGAGCATACTGCAGAGATCAAGCTGGCGACTGCATCCGACACGAGTAAATTCGATGTATATTACAACTGGTTTGAACAGTACGAGCAGTGGATTATCATGCTGGCAAGCGACTACCGCTACAGTGTCATCGCCTCACCTGATCGAAAACGACTCTGGATTCTTTCAAAAGGCACCGTCTTAGACCCTGCAGACAGAGAACACATATTTGCAGGACTTTCACAAAACGGTTTTGATACCGCTAAGCTTTACTGGACCGGTTTTCAGGCAGCGTGTAACGCTAAATCTATTCACTGA
- the sucD gene encoding succinate--CoA ligase subunit alpha — MSILVNKDTKVIVQGFTGKEGSFHAEQCIAYGTNIVGGVTPNKGGQEHLGKPVFNTVKDAVAQTGATVSMIFVPPAFVADAVMEAADAGIELSVIITEGAPVRDMQAAKAYAVKHGMMTIGPNCPGIITAEECKIGIMPGMIFKKGNVGLISKSGTLTYEGANQVVKEGYGITTAVGIGGDPIIGLSYKQLLPMFEADPETEAIVMIGEIGGDLEIQAAAYIKENITKPVVAFIAGQTAPAGKRMGHAGAIISGSAGTAAEKMAALEAAGVKVVVSPADIGKAVAEVLSK, encoded by the coding sequence ATGTCTATTTTAGTAAATAAAGATACAAAAGTCATCGTTCAAGGTTTTACCGGTAAAGAGGGTTCTTTTCACGCTGAGCAGTGTATCGCTTACGGTACAAATATCGTAGGCGGTGTGACACCGAACAAAGGTGGGCAAGAACATCTTGGCAAGCCTGTTTTCAACACGGTCAAAGATGCGGTGGCACAAACAGGCGCTACTGTCTCTATGATCTTTGTTCCGCCTGCTTTTGTTGCTGATGCGGTCATGGAAGCGGCTGATGCAGGTATCGAACTTTCTGTTATCATTACAGAAGGTGCGCCGGTTCGTGATATGCAGGCGGCTAAAGCCTATGCTGTCAAACACGGCATGATGACAATCGGGCCGAACTGTCCGGGTATCATCACGGCTGAAGAGTGCAAGATCGGGATTATGCCGGGTATGATCTTCAAAAAAGGAAATGTCGGTCTTATCTCTAAGTCCGGTACATTGACTTATGAAGGTGCTAACCAGGTTGTTAAAGAGGGTTACGGTATTACGACAGCTGTCGGTATCGGCGGGGACCCGATTATCGGTCTTTCGTACAAGCAGCTTCTTCCAATGTTTGAAGCAGATCCGGAAACGGAAGCGATCGTCATGATCGGTGAGATCGGTGGCGATCTGGAGATTCAGGCAGCTGCCTACATCAAAGAGAACATCACCAAACCGGTTGTAGCTTTTATCGCAGGTCAGACAGCACCTGCCGGTAAACGTATGGGTCACGCGGGTGCGATCATCTCCGGTTCTGCCGGTACAGCAGCTGAGAAGATGGCGGCATTGGAAGCGGCAGGCGTTAAGGTTGTTGTCTCCCCGGCCGATATCGGTAAAGCGGTAGCCGAGGTTCTTTCCAAGTAA
- a CDS encoding heavy metal-associated domain-containing protein: protein MLETIEVANVRCSGCAATITKALKEEGFTDISVDLSCEPRKVTVNVTDEAPSAQFKAVLRKLGYPLYNKESSLIESAGLKAKSIVSCAVGKFVVNNDTK from the coding sequence ATGCTGGAGACAATAGAGGTAGCCAATGTTCGTTGCAGCGGTTGTGCAGCAACGATAACCAAAGCTTTGAAAGAGGAGGGTTTTACAGATATCTCTGTGGACCTTTCGTGTGAGCCTCGTAAAGTAACAGTTAATGTTACGGATGAAGCGCCATCAGCACAGTTCAAAGCAGTCTTAAGAAAACTTGGTTATCCTCTATATAATAAGGAATCTAGTTTAATCGAGTCGGCTGGATTAAAGGCTAAGAGCATTGTCTCTTGTGCTGTCGGCAAGTTTGTGGTTAACAATGACACTAAATAA
- a CDS encoding transposase, with amino-acid sequence MSNWNGSKTSGFQIVIQLWRNKWKKLSNCFNYRVDIHRIVYATNIIKSVHRQISKLTKTKGGFLNENSLLKLLYMEIQKQSQFL; translated from the coding sequence ATGAGCAACTGGAACGGCTCGAAGACAAGTGGGTTCCAAATCGTCATCCAGTTGTGGCGGAACAAGTGGAAAAAACTCTCAAACTGTTTCAATTATCGCGTCGACATCCACCGCATCGTCTATGCGACTAATATTATCAAATCGGTCCATCGACAGATTTCTAAGCTCACCAAGACCAAAGGCGGCTTCCTCAATGAGAATAGCCTTCTGAAGCTTCTATACATGGAAATCCAGAAACAGTCTCAGTTTTTATAA
- a CDS encoding 4Fe-4S dicluster domain-containing protein: MFKTENPGDQPVWVNTSNCKACDICVSVCPSGVLGMRYDSTSTLGAMISIDHPEACIGCNECELTCPDFAIYVADKKDYKFAKLTDESKARQEAIVANNYMSLDN, from the coding sequence ATGTTTAAAACTGAAAACCCTGGCGATCAACCAGTATGGGTAAATACTAGTAACTGTAAAGCGTGCGATATTTGTGTATCAGTATGTCCTTCAGGTGTACTTGGGATGCGTTATGATTCAACATCAACGCTTGGTGCGATGATCTCTATTGATCATCCGGAAGCTTGTATCGGTTGTAACGAATGTGAACTTACATGTCCAGACTTTGCTATTTACGTAGCTGATAAAAAAGATTATAAGTTTGCTAAATTGACTGACGAGTCGAAAGCACGTCAAGAGGCAATTGTTGCAAACAACTATATGTCACTAGATAATTAA
- a CDS encoding 2-oxoglutarate ferredoxin oxidoreductase subunit beta encodes MAFNYDEYLRVEKMPTLWCWGCGDGVILKATIRAIKKMGWDMDEVCVISGIGCSGRFSSYIDCNTIHTTHGRTVAYATGVKLANPNAKVIVVAGDGDGLAIGGNHTIHGCRRNIDMNFILINNFIYGLTNSQTSPTTPQGMWTVSQKAGNIDPTFDACKLAMGAGASFVARESMLDPKKLEKILVKGFQHKGFSFFDIMSNCHINLGRKNKMLSAMDNLKWIDSITMPLKKWEALSEEEQLNIFPTGVLRQVEQEEYTEMYAKIIAAHRDGAPKITQDDFAKKI; translated from the coding sequence ATGGCATTTAATTATGATGAATATCTACGTGTAGAGAAGATGCCGACACTTTGGTGTTGGGGTTGTGGTGATGGTGTTATCCTTAAAGCAACGATCCGTGCTATCAAGAAGATGGGATGGGACATGGATGAAGTCTGTGTCATTTCTGGTATCGGTTGTTCAGGGCGTTTCTCGTCATATATTGACTGTAATACGATCCATACGACGCACGGTCGTACCGTTGCGTATGCTACCGGTGTAAAGCTTGCTAATCCGAATGCAAAAGTGATCGTTGTCGCCGGTGACGGTGATGGTCTTGCTATCGGCGGTAACCACACGATTCACGGATGTCGCCGTAACATTGATATGAACTTTATTCTAATCAATAACTTCATTTACGGTCTTACCAACTCTCAAACGTCACCAACGACACCGCAGGGTATGTGGACGGTTTCTCAAAAAGCCGGTAACATCGACCCAACGTTTGATGCATGTAAATTGGCAATGGGTGCCGGTGCGTCATTTGTTGCACGTGAGAGTATGCTTGATCCTAAGAAGCTTGAGAAGATCCTTGTCAAAGGTTTCCAGCACAAAGGTTTCTCATTTTTTGACATTATGTCAAACTGTCATATCAACCTTGGCCGTAAGAACAAGATGCTATCGGCAATGGATAACCTTAAATGGATCGACAGCATTACTATGCCACTGAAAAAATGGGAAGCGCTTTCTGAAGAAGAGCAGCTTAACATTTTCCCGACAGGTGTACTTCGCCAGGTCGAGCAGGAAGAGTATACAGAGATGTATGCAAAAATCATTGCTGCGCATAGAGACGGTGCTCCTAAGATCACTCAAGATGATTTCGCGAAAAAAATATAA
- the mdh gene encoding malate dehydrogenase codes for MNQGKRVGIVGAGNVGATVAYSLAMQGACHEIILRDNKIDVAKGKALDMSQAASAVRSHTVVKVAEEMSDLKDCDVVVITAGSPRLPGMSRDDLLMINANITKDVIEGVAKYSPDAIIIMVSNPLDAMTYVALKESGFDRSRVIGMAGILDSSRMASFIQEKLGYGGGQIRASVMGGHGDDMVPLARYSTVAGVPLTDVLSDEEIEEIVTRTRHGGAEIVGHLKTGSAYYGPAKSTAIMVDAILKDTKQIHPCAVLLEGEYGYSDVVCGVPVMLGANGAEKIIEVTLDDKEKEMFAGSCASVQTLIDTLNTNNFFEGE; via the coding sequence ATGAATCAAGGAAAACGTGTTGGTATTGTCGGCGCCGGCAATGTCGGGGCCACTGTAGCTTATTCTCTAGCAATGCAAGGTGCGTGCCATGAGATTATATTGCGTGACAATAAGATTGATGTAGCGAAAGGCAAAGCGCTTGACATGTCCCAGGCAGCTTCAGCGGTACGTTCACATACGGTTGTAAAAGTCGCAGAAGAGATGTCAGATCTTAAAGACTGCGATGTTGTTGTTATTACGGCAGGTAGTCCTCGCCTCCCGGGCATGAGTCGTGATGACCTTTTGATGATCAATGCCAATATCACTAAAGATGTGATTGAAGGGGTTGCCAAATACTCTCCTGACGCAATCATTATTATGGTTTCCAACCCTCTTGACGCAATGACTTATGTTGCCCTCAAAGAGTCAGGTTTCGATAGAAGCCGTGTCATCGGTATGGCGGGTATTTTGGACTCATCACGTATGGCTTCGTTCATTCAAGAAAAACTGGGTTACGGCGGCGGTCAGATCCGTGCTTCCGTTATGGGCGGTCACGGTGACGATATGGTCCCATTGGCGCGTTACTCTACCGTGGCCGGTGTACCGCTTACGGATGTGCTCTCTGATGAAGAGATTGAAGAGATCGTTACTCGTACACGTCATGGCGGTGCCGAGATCGTCGGTCACCTTAAAACGGGTTCAGCTTATTATGGTCCTGCAAAATCGACAGCGATCATGGTTGATGCTATTTTGAAAGATACGAAGCAGATCCATCCTTGTGCCGTATTGCTGGAAGGCGAATACGGTTATTCCGACGTGGTTTGCGGTGTACCGGTAATGCTGGGTGCAAACGGTGCTGAGAAGATCATCGAAGTAACCCTTGACGACAAAGAGAAAGAGATGTTTGCGGGTTCATGTGCATCGGTACAGACATTGATCGATACGCTAAATACTAACAACTTTTTTGAAGGAGAATAA
- the fumC gene encoding class II fumarate hydratase, with amino-acid sequence MATRIEKDTMGEIKVPVDAYWAAQTQRSIQNFAIGEETMPYEITRAFSYLKKAVALVNKDLGKLDAVKADAIAQAADDMLAGRLDGNYPLVVWQTGSGTQSNMNNNEVLANRATEILGGDFRTEKLVHPNDDVNKSQSSNDTYPTALHVASVIAVEERLLPAIAKLKATLQAKSDAFSDIVKIGRTHLQDATPLTLGQEISGWVEMLNKSEKMAKDSLDAVRELALGGTAVGTGLNAHPELGERVAAKLSELTGHDFVTAPNKFHALTSHDALVFAHGALKALAADMMKIANDVRWLASGPRCGLGEITIPENEPGSSIMPGKVNPTQSEAVTMVACQVMGNDATIGFAASQGNFELNVFKPVIAYNFLQSVRLLSDSIVSFNDNAAVGIQPVNAKIDHYLHDSLMLVTALNPYIGYENAAKIAKTAHKNNSTLKETAIELGLLTAEEFDNYVKPEEMISPKA; translated from the coding sequence ATGGCGACACGTATTGAAAAAGATACTATGGGTGAGATCAAAGTCCCTGTAGACGCTTATTGGGCGGCACAGACACAACGTTCTATTCAAAACTTTGCGATCGGTGAAGAGACGATGCCGTATGAGATTACACGTGCATTCTCATATCTTAAAAAAGCAGTTGCTCTAGTCAATAAAGACCTGGGCAAACTTGATGCTGTGAAAGCCGATGCAATCGCACAGGCTGCTGATGACATGCTTGCCGGCAGACTTGACGGAAATTATCCTCTGGTCGTTTGGCAGACAGGTTCAGGAACACAGTCGAATATGAATAACAACGAAGTACTCGCCAACCGTGCAACTGAGATTCTCGGCGGCGATTTCAGAACAGAGAAGTTGGTCCATCCAAATGATGACGTTAACAAATCACAGTCATCTAATGACACCTATCCGACGGCACTGCATGTCGCTTCTGTCATCGCGGTTGAAGAGAGACTTCTGCCGGCGATAGCCAAACTGAAAGCGACGCTGCAGGCAAAAAGTGATGCCTTCTCTGATATCGTGAAGATCGGCCGTACGCACCTTCAGGATGCGACACCGTTGACACTTGGTCAGGAGATCAGCGGCTGGGTCGAGATGCTAAACAAATCTGAAAAGATGGCAAAAGATTCACTTGATGCCGTACGTGAACTGGCACTTGGCGGAACAGCCGTAGGTACAGGTCTTAATGCTCACCCCGAACTTGGAGAACGTGTTGCCGCAAAACTGTCAGAGCTTACAGGGCATGATTTTGTGACCGCACCAAATAAATTTCATGCATTAACATCGCACGATGCGCTTGTATTTGCACACGGTGCGCTTAAGGCATTGGCAGCTGACATGATGAAAATTGCCAACGACGTGCGCTGGTTGGCGAGTGGTCCACGCTGTGGATTGGGAGAGATCACTATTCCGGAAAATGAGCCGGGTTCGTCGATCATGCCGGGTAAAGTCAATCCGACACAGTCTGAAGCAGTGACAATGGTAGCCTGCCAGGTAATGGGTAATGACGCAACAATCGGTTTTGCTGCGAGTCAAGGGAACTTTGAACTTAACGTGTTTAAGCCGGTTATTGCGTATAACTTTTTGCAATCAGTCAGACTGCTTAGTGACTCTATCGTATCCTTCAATGATAATGCAGCGGTTGGTATTCAGCCTGTCAATGCGAAAATCGATCATTATCTGCATGACTCATTGATGTTGGTAACAGCGCTTAACCCGTATATCGGATACGAAAATGCGGCTAAAATTGCGAAAACAGCGCATAAGAACAACTCTACACTCAAAGAGACGGCAATAGAGCTGGGCCTTTTGACTGCAGAAGAGTTCGATAATTACGTTAAACCAGAAGAGATGATTTCGCCGAAGGCGTAG
- the sucC gene encoding ADP-forming succinate--CoA ligase subunit beta, giving the protein MNIHEYQAKQIFAKYGVPTPRGIVANTPAQAATNAQELGGNIWVVKAQIHAGGRGLGGGVKLAKSIDEVKELASEILGMTLVTHQTGPEGKLVQKVYIEEGADIKDEYYLGVVLDRAKEMPVIMASTEGGMEIEKVAEESPEKIVKVAVDPAIGFQGFHGRELAFGLGLAKEEQGKFIKFASALYRCYMENDAEMIEINPLIKTGAGDFLALDGKMGFDDSALGRHPDIEDMRDISEEDADEREASRYGLSYISLDGEIGCMVNGAGLAMGTMDTINYMGGTPANFLDVGGSANAETVAKGFEIILKNPNVKAIFVNIFGGIVRCDRIANGILEATKLVDVHVPVIVRLDGTNAPEAAEILKNANIPNVIAATDLADGAAKAVAAAKGE; this is encoded by the coding sequence ATGAATATTCATGAATATCAGGCAAAGCAGATCTTTGCTAAGTATGGTGTTCCGACACCTAGAGGAATCGTTGCCAATACCCCGGCTCAGGCTGCAACTAATGCACAAGAGCTTGGTGGGAACATCTGGGTAGTAAAAGCACAGATTCACGCAGGTGGTCGTGGTCTTGGCGGCGGTGTCAAGCTTGCCAAATCAATTGATGAAGTCAAAGAGCTTGCTTCTGAGATCCTAGGTATGACCCTGGTAACACACCAGACAGGCCCTGAAGGTAAACTGGTTCAAAAGGTTTACATCGAAGAGGGTGCGGATATTAAAGACGAGTATTACCTTGGTGTGGTTCTTGACCGTGCTAAAGAGATGCCTGTTATTATGGCATCTACAGAGGGTGGTATGGAGATTGAGAAGGTTGCTGAAGAGTCTCCAGAGAAGATTGTTAAAGTAGCGGTTGATCCGGCTATCGGTTTCCAGGGCTTCCACGGACGCGAACTCGCATTCGGTCTCGGTCTTGCTAAAGAAGAGCAGGGCAAGTTCATCAAGTTTGCTTCGGCACTTTACCGTTGCTACATGGAAAATGACGCTGAGATGATCGAGATCAACCCGTTGATTAAGACAGGTGCAGGTGACTTCCTTGCGCTTGACGGTAAAATGGGCTTTGATGATTCGGCTCTTGGCCGTCATCCGGATATTGAAGATATGCGTGATATCTCTGAAGAAGATGCTGATGAGCGTGAAGCAAGCCGATACGGTCTTTCATACATCTCACTTGACGGAGAGATCGGTTGTATGGTAAACGGTGCCGGTCTTGCAATGGGTACGATGGATACGATCAATTACATGGGCGGTACTCCGGCCAACTTCCTGGATGTCGGTGGATCTGCGAACGCGGAAACCGTTGCAAAAGGTTTTGAGATCATTCTTAAAAACCCAAATGTCAAAGCGATCTTCGTGAATATCTTCGGTGGTATTGTTCGTTGTGACCGTATTGCCAACGGTATTTTGGAAGCAACTAAACTTGTTGATGTTCATGTACCTGTTATCGTCCGTCTTGACGGTACAAATGCACCTGAAGCAGCTGAGATCTTGAAGAATGCAAATATCCCTAATGTCATTGCGGCAACAGATCTTGCAGATGGCGCAGCAAAAGCAGTTGCAGCAGCGAAAGGAGAGTAA
- a CDS encoding 2-oxoacid:acceptor oxidoreductase family protein: MRNSLRFTGVGGQGVLLAGEIMAACKIKNGGFGLKTATYTSQVRGGATVVDITLDDNEIRYPYANEGEIDFMLSVANVSYNQFKNGVKPGGIIVVDPNLVHPTDEDRKKWVIHEIPIITIAKEEVGNVITQSVVALGITNTMTEVLPEQSLIDVMLSKVPPKVHEANKKAYALGKKYALEAMGK; this comes from the coding sequence ATGAGAAATTCTTTACGTTTTACCGGTGTAGGTGGTCAAGGGGTTCTACTAGCAGGCGAGATCATGGCTGCATGTAAAATTAAAAATGGTGGTTTCGGTCTTAAGACCGCTACCTACACATCACAAGTGCGTGGTGGTGCAACGGTTGTTGATATTACACTTGACGATAATGAGATCCGTTACCCGTACGCGAATGAGGGTGAGATCGATTTCATGCTTTCGGTTGCCAACGTAAGTTACAACCAGTTCAAAAACGGTGTTAAGCCAGGCGGGATCATCGTTGTTGACCCCAACCTTGTTCACCCGACTGATGAAGATCGAAAAAAATGGGTAATCCACGAGATTCCTATCATTACGATCGCAAAAGAAGAGGTTGGTAATGTTATTACACAATCGGTTGTTGCATTGGGTATTACCAATACAATGACTGAGGTACTTCCTGAGCAGTCTCTAATCGACGTAATGCTTTCAAAAGTACCGCCAAAAGTTCACGAAGCGAATAAAAAAGCATATGCGCTTGGTAAGAAATACGCGTTAGAGGCAATGGGTAAGTAA
- a CDS encoding transposase, protein MLIQRTNFTQANNYKVGVLHTIDEFLKGNPNLRNGYNNKQLKSSDEEFELSMPRDRESTFEPQIVKKHQMTITDKIIARVKEWWQRLLEVIYSFVMLDAIHYKVKENDRYTTKAVYMILGGG, encoded by the coding sequence ATTCTGATACAAAGAACAAATTTTACGCAAGCTAATAATTATAAGGTAGGTGTTTTACACACAATCGATGAATTCCTAAAGGGTAATCCCAACCTCAGAAACGGTTACAATAATAAACAGCTTAAAAGCTCGGACGAGGAGTTTGAGCTTTCCATGCCAAGAGACAGAGAATCCACTTTTGAACCCCAGATCGTCAAGAAACATCAGATGACCATTACCGACAAGATCATCGCCCGCGTCAAAGAGTGGTGGCAACGACTGCTAGAAGTTATCTATTCGTTTGTCATGCTCGACGCGATCCATTACAAGGTCAAGGAGAACGACAGGTATACTACCAAGGCTGTCTATATGATCCTGGGGGGGGGATAG
- a CDS encoding helix-turn-helix domain-containing protein — MFIYSYIHINNCSLEENMQQSSGGKSTKDLILKASMELFSEYGYKAASVRKIAAKVGIRESALYNHFTNKEEIFKAVAATLFSTPTSPSQSDKSIAERAKGGKKFLFSFIVGYKLMTFDAKNERLFRILMIELLQNKTIRESFKNEFHNNNIKMLSEAFFVMMQEDIIRSGDPKLMANEFLSPLFYLRLQVTLLKIDNEPTTALSTQFEKHLDFFWESITIG, encoded by the coding sequence TTGTTCATATATAGTTATATCCATATTAACAACTGTTCACTTGAGGAAAACATGCAGCAAAGCAGCGGCGGCAAAAGCACAAAAGATCTGATACTAAAAGCGAGTATGGAGCTCTTCTCCGAATATGGCTACAAGGCAGCATCGGTTCGCAAAATCGCAGCCAAAGTAGGTATTAGAGAGAGTGCTCTCTACAACCACTTTACCAACAAAGAAGAGATCTTTAAAGCCGTTGCCGCCACCCTGTTCTCGACGCCGACATCACCTTCTCAAAGCGACAAAAGCATTGCTGAACGTGCCAAAGGTGGTAAAAAGTTCCTCTTCTCCTTTATCGTTGGCTACAAACTGATGACTTTTGATGCCAAGAATGAACGTCTTTTTCGAATACTGATGATTGAACTGCTGCAGAATAAGACCATCAGGGAGAGTTTTAAGAATGAATTCCACAACAACAACATCAAAATGCTTTCTGAGGCCTTCTTTGTGATGATGCAAGAGGATATTATCCGCTCAGGGGATCCAAAATTGATGGCGAACGAGTTTCTGAGCCCTCTTTTCTACCTCAGGCTGCAAGTTACCCTGCTAAAGATAGATAATGAACCTACGACTGCCCTATCTACGCAGTTTGAGAAGCATCTAGACTTTTTTTGGGAAAGCATTACTATTGGTTAA
- a CDS encoding 2-oxoglutarate synthase subunit alpha, producing MREVISTGNELAAKAAVEAGAMFFGGYPITPSSEVMHEASDLLPAVGGTAIQMEDEIAGISAALGASMTGVKSFTATSGPGISLKAEQIGLGFIAEIPLVIINVMRGGPSTGLPTRVSQADIGQAQYPTHGDFASITLCAGSLTECYTQTVRAFNLAETYMTPVFMLLDETIGHMHGKAELPDLEEIQANNVTRATNYCDPKDYLPYEAEMNKPAVLNPMFKGYRYHVTGLHHGPTGFPTEDAQQCDFNIKRLVGKINAVSQEKGGLDDHADYEEVLLDDAEVCIIAYGSIALGAYEAVQKLRAEGIKAGLFRPIMIWPSPAYRLKEIGERFKDKIMVTELNMGQYSKEIERVIKRDDFTTLLKANGRPIAPSEMVETVKGMM from the coding sequence ATGAGAGAAGTAATTTCTACAGGTAACGAACTGGCTGCAAAAGCAGCAGTCGAAGCTGGTGCGATGTTCTTTGGTGGGTATCCAATTACACCATCATCAGAAGTAATGCACGAAGCATCTGACTTGCTTCCGGCAGTCGGCGGTACAGCAATTCAAATGGAAGACGAGATCGCCGGTATCTCTGCTGCACTGGGTGCATCAATGACTGGCGTCAAATCTTTTACAGCGACTTCAGGTCCTGGTATTTCACTAAAAGCTGAGCAGATCGGTCTTGGTTTTATCGCGGAGATCCCGTTGGTTATTATCAACGTTATGCGTGGCGGTCCGTCAACAGGTCTTCCGACGCGTGTATCCCAGGCAGATATCGGTCAGGCACAGTACCCGACACACGGTGACTTTGCTTCGATCACACTATGTGCAGGTTCACTGACAGAGTGTTATACGCAGACAGTTCGTGCTTTCAACCTTGCTGAAACATACATGACACCGGTCTTCATGCTTCTGGATGAAACAATCGGTCACATGCACGGTAAAGCAGAGCTTCCTGACCTCGAAGAGATCCAGGCGAACAACGTAACACGTGCTACAAACTACTGCGATCCGAAAGATTACCTTCCGTACGAGGCAGAGATGAACAAACCTGCGGTACTAAACCCAATGTTCAAAGGGTACAGATACCACGTAACAGGTCTTCACCACGGACCAACCGGTTTCCCGACAGAAGATGCACAGCAGTGTGATTTCAACATTAAACGTCTTGTCGGTAAGATCAACGCGGTTTCTCAGGAGAAGGGCGGTCTTGACGATCACGCTGACTATGAAGAAGTCTTGTTGGATGATGCTGAAGTATGTATCATCGCCTACGGTTCGATCGCACTTGGTGCTTACGAAGCGGTTCAAAAACTTCGTGCAGAAGGGATCAAAGCAGGTCTTTTCCGTCCGATCATGATCTGGCCAAGTCCGGCATACAGATTGAAAGAGATCGGCGAGCGTTTCAAAGACAAGATCATGGTAACTGAGTTGAACATGGGTCAATACTCAAAAGAGATCGAGAGAGTTATTAAAAGAGATGACTTTACAACGCTACTTAAAGCTAATGGTCGTCCAATCGCGCCATCTGAAATGGTAGAAACAGTTAAAGGAATGATGTAA